The Salvelinus fontinalis isolate EN_2023a chromosome 7, ASM2944872v1, whole genome shotgun sequence genomic sequence tccccagcccggtgccaccagtcccggcaccacgcaccaggcctacagtgcgcctcagccggcaggagtctgccgtctgcacagcattgactgaactgctcgtctccccagcgccatctgagccatccgtctccccagcgccatctgagccatccgtctccccagcgccatctgagccatccgtctgcaatgagcctgcaaagccgcccgtctgccatgagcctgcaaagccgcccgtctgccatgagcccactgagccgtccgccagacaggagccgctagagccgccagccagacaggagccgctagagccgtccgtcagacaggatctgccagagccgccaaccagacaggatctgccagagccgccaaccagacaggatctgccagagccgccaaccagacaggagcagccagatcagtcagccagccatgagcagccagatccgtcagctagccatgagcagccagatccgtcagctagccatgagcagccagatccgtcagctagccatgagcagccagatccgtcagctagccatgagcagccagatccgtcagctagccatgagcagccagatccgtcagctagccatgagcagccagatccgtcagctagccatgagcagccagatccgtcagctagccatgagcagccagatccgtcagctagccatgagcagccagatccgtcagctagccatgagcagccagatccgtcagctagccatgagcagccagatccgtcagctagccatgagcagccagatccgtcagccagccatgagcagccagatccgtcagccagccatgagcagccagatcagttagccagccatgagcaggcagatccgttagccagccatgagcagccagatctgtcagccagccatgggccgtccctcagtccggagctgcagtccctcagtccggagctgcagtccctcagtccggagctgccattcctcagtccggagctgccccttaccctggagctgccccttcccctggtgctgccccttaccctggtgctgccccttaccctggtgctgccccttaccctggtactgccccttatcctggtactgcccctgaccctggtactgccccttaccctggtactggtccttagtccggagctgtcccttagtccggaactcccccttaatgcaatggggttaatgtggaggggggtcgtttggaggaagcctaggaggtggttaggtactgtggtgacgtggggactacgaccagagccggagccgccaccgtggaggggagcccacccagaccctcccctagactgtgtatggtgcgcccggagttcgcgcctcaaggggggggttatgtcacgccctggccttattattctttgctttctttattattttagttaggtcagggtgtgacatgggtaatgtttatgttttgttggttttgggtgtttatttggtaaaggggttatggggtgtagtagatggttttgtgttgagtgtatatgtctagcgttgtctatgtcagaacgtttgtagccagatcagttagccagccatgagcaggcagatccgttagccagccatgagcagccagatctgtcagccagccatgggccgtccctcagtccggagctgcagtccctcagtccggagctgcagtccctcagtccggagctgccattcctcagtccggagctgccccttaccctggagctgccccttcccctggtgctgccccttaccctggtgctgccccttaccctggtgctgccccttaccctggtactgccccttatcctggtactgcccctgaccctggtactgccccttaccctggtactggtccttagtccggagctgtcccttagtccggaactcccccttaatgcaatggggttaatgtggaggggggtcgtttggaggaagcctaggaggtggttaggtactgtggtgacgtggggactacgaccagagccggagccgccaccgtggaggggagcccacccagaccctcccctagactgtgtatggtgcgcccggagttcgcgcctcaaggggggggttatgtcacgccctggccttattattctttgttttctttattattttagttaggtcagggtgtgacatgggtaatgtttatgttttgttggttttgggtgtttatttggtaaaggggttatggggtgtagtagatggttttgtgttgagtgtatatgtctagcgttgtctatgtcagaacgtttgtagcctgtctgtctatgcacaacgtttgtagcttcacggtcgttttgttattttgtttgtttgtaatagtgttttttcgttccatgttcatcttcgttcgtttcattaaaagagaagatgtattcttatccagctgcgccttggtcctcattctctccagtacacgatcgtgacacctaatTAGTGTATATATAGCATTACTACTAACCTGGAGTGAATTACATAGCCACAAATGCCATTGCAATTACTAAGAGCTCTACTTTCTTCCCATAGTGAGCTCAGTAGCTTTTAATGTTGTTGGCTTTTATAAGTTTGATGGATAAAGGCATACATATTGTTGTGTTGCATATAACATAGTCTAATCCAGAAAGACCTGCATTATAGTATGTGGTTCATCTAATCTACACATGTTAGTTGGCTATTATACACTTTTGAAGATTATGTCTTCCTCCTTGGTCTGACAGGTCGGGTCATGGGAATCGCAATAGCACTATTGGATCTGCGCAAACGTGCTGGGAGAGCAAACAAACCAACAAGGGGATCTTATTCATAAACCTTTGAAACCGCTCGTTAATCAGTATAGGCAGATACACAACACAAGCATTATTCTCAAAGGCTTGAACTCATCCGATTGCCATTCGATCTGCTAAATATAGAGTATGACGTCGTGAGTAATTCAAATAAACTGCTAGTTCGCACAATGTACGTTATGCACCACAATATGCATTTAGTCATCAACATTATAGCATGCTGTGCAAAATGACAGACTTCATGACTATGTGTTGATCAAACAAAATCAATAGTCTTTATCAATCAAAGTTATAGTGAGACCAGAAGGAGAATGATGGGGCGGCAGGCaggatagcctagtggttagagcgttggactagtagtcGAAAGGTTGCGATATAATAATGACCTTTAAACTAAGACCAAATTGGCTTCAACTGGGCCATAGTTGGATAAGTGTGTTTAATAGATTCACCTTCATCAGCATTGAAAAACACCACGTTTTACAAAACACATTTATTTAATGTCGTCTGTACCATGGGAGACGGTAAACAATAATTTAGCATGCAGACATGTAGACATTTTATAAACACAGTGTACAAAAATAAACGCATAACATTTTTCTGCACGTAAATGGTAGGCCTATATGACGCAATGACATAAGTGTAAAACCACACAATGTTCAAAAACATGAAACAAAAGAAAATGCTAAATGTGGCATGTCGGAATTTACAATTGGTCGCCATATCAAAATATTATGATAATAACCCCTATAGTGGAGAACCCATATGATTGTAGTGGACATTGGGTCCTAAAACAACTGGGTGAAAACATGACATTGTCACATAAAACCATGCAATGTTACAAATAGCAGAGTGTACCTCGATACTACCTTCTAAAACGTCAATCTGACCTTGCTTGCTAGGGCCATTCTGCACACACTGAATCTCAGTCAGGCATTGATCCTTTAGTATTTTCCAAGTTATTCTCATTTAATTTCTGAATTTCCGGGTAGGATTTCATGTTTTtattactgtaggcctacatgcaGCTGTAGTTTAAGGAGTGTATAGTTTTTCAAAAATGCACGTTTCCTTTTCCCTGTCTCAAGGTTGTGGACTTATATCACTGGTGTGGTTTCTCTCGTCGTCTGAAGAGCAATCCGAGGAGTTGTACAGGAAGTTGCCACCTTCATCATCGTCACTGTCCCTGAAGTCTCTTATTCTGTTACTTTTTGCAGAACCAGTCTTTTGATAATCCGTTTGTTCCTGTCCGTCAGATTTCTCCTGGccgtttttgttgtttttcttaTTCTCTGCCTCCTGCGCGGCTTGCTCTTTGGCCTTCTTGCTCCGTTTCCACTTCATCCGCCTGTTCTGGAACCAAATTTTCACCTGAAAATGAAAATAACAAATATTTATGAGACAATGTTTTGAAAAaatgtgttattcaattattAATTGGCCGTTTTTGAATACGCGTAAGCGCCGTGCGTAATGTGCACCTACAGCAccacctgacttgactatataaCACACAATTAAATAACAGTGTTTTCATGTAAAACTGATTGAATAGCCTAATAGTGGTATGTTTCATAATGTCTCTCAAACAAACATGTATTTGTTAGAAATGTAGCTCTTCTATACCTGCGTTTCCGTCAGCATCAAGGATGTAGCCACTTCAAAGCGCTTTGGTCGCGACAGATACTTATTTAGTTTGAACTGATGCTCCAGCTCCAGGAGCTGCTGACTTGTGAATGCAGTCCTTGGTCTTCTGCACTTTCCAAGCAAGTTTGACTGGGCCTGAGCTGGAAAACAAAATATAAGTCAATTTCTAGTAATAAGGTCAAGAAAAAAGCATGACAACCTGCGTGCGTGTTTTTCACATTAGGAATATTCGCGCATTTGGATGCATTATTCGATAGGCAGTGTATAGCAGACCTGGGCTATATTAATAATCCTTATATGCCTGCAAAATGGAGGAATAATAGGCATATGGGTCCTAATTGAGATAGCAATTTCATTCAAACCTATGATATAGGCTTGCAAGATACAATTTTGTAATAAGCAGATTGAAAAATAAACGGTATTGATTTCAGGTTAAAATGGGGAATTTGTTGCTGAATATTAAATGGCGAAAAGCTTTAATTGAAACCGATTTAAATGGAACATATATATACCACATACTCTTTGGGATACAAAAAATGTCTGCGTTTATGCACACTGCCTCCTTAAGAAACAGTACGAGTTCCGGTTCAAAATTGCCAAAATATTGTTTGAGCCAACATCTAACATTGCGATAGAATACGTATTCAATGAGACCTAAGCTATTTGCCACCTCATTTTGAACAAATCTGTTAAAACGAACAGGAACAAAAAGGCAGTATCTGGTGAGCAAATAGTGTGTCGGCTGTGGGTTTCACACTCTTCTGTCACTTTCCCACTGTCCATTATCTGTCCATTTTAGTTCCTCTCTGAAAACCTATCCCCCTCTCTCAAACCGCCTTTTTGGCCGGGAACATTTCTTCATCAAGTCATGGGGCCATTATGTAAAGGAACCAATGGATCAATAatgttgtaagtcgctctggataagagcgtctgctaaatgacttaaatgtaaaatgtaaaatgcgTGAATTTGCTCGCCACGTGTAAAGCAAAAACAATTATTTATTAGCAGTCCAAAAATAATGTCAAAGCATAGACGACAAACTATGAAAAATAAATAGGTATACTCACAATACTCACAGTTAAAATCGGGCATTTTGGGTAGCATCATTCCCGCTGTGGAGACTCGCAGCCAGTGGTCGAGCTGAAAGGTCCCGGCAGAGAGTTTGAGGGAGTCGCTGGGATGGTGGTGATGGGACCCATGCGGATATGAATAGGACAGAGCAGGGTGCTGCCCGAGGGAGTAGGTATACATGGGGTGGCCGTAGAGAGCCTGGGGAGGGATCCCTGCGCTACTCTGTGGATGTAATCCAACAATACTGTGGGGACTGTTCAAGAAGCCTGGTTTAGGAATCAAACCACAGGAGGAAATCCTCGGTGGAGACGGAGTCTCAGTCCTTAAAGAATCGGCATTCAATTCTGAGGCTTGTACACTTCCGGACGATGAAATGGAAGAGGATGATAACGAAGTCACAAGCGCAAG encodes the following:
- the mnx1 gene encoding motor neuron and pancreas homeobox protein 1; translated protein: MEKSTNFRIDALLAVDPPKVQTSPLALVTSLSSSSISSSGSVQASELNADSLRTETPSPPRISSCGLIPKPGFLNSPHSIVGLHPQSSAGIPPQALYGHPMYTYSLGQHPALSYSYPHGSHHHHPSDSLKLSAGTFQLDHWLRVSTAGMMLPKMPDFNCEYSQAQSNLLGKCRRPRTAFTSQQLLELEHQFKLNKYLSRPKRFEVATSLMLTETQVKIWFQNRRMKWKRSKKAKEQAAQEAENKKNNKNGQEKSDGQEQTDYQKTGSAKSNRIRDFRDSDDDEGGNFLYNSSDCSSDDERNHTSDISPQP